The Chlorocebus sabaeus isolate Y175 chromosome 6, mChlSab1.0.hap1, whole genome shotgun sequence genome has a segment encoding these proteins:
- the ADAMTSL5 gene encoding ADAMTS-like protein 5 isoform X1 produces the protein MGKLRPGRVEWLASGHTERPCLFQNLLLLLWALLNCGLGVSAQGPGEWTPWVSWTRCSSSCGRGVSVRSRRCLRLPGEDPCWGDSHEYRLCQLPDCPPGAVPFRDLQCALYNGRPVLGTQKTYQWVPFHGAPNQCDLNCLAEGHAFYHSFGRVLDGTACSPGAQGVCVAGRCLSPGCDGLLGSGALEDRCGRCGGANDSCLFVQRVFRDAGAFAGYWNVTLIPEGARHIRVAHRSRNHLALMGGDGRYVLNGDWVVSPPGTYEAAGTHVVYTRDAGPQETLQAAGPTSHNLLLQVLLQEPNPGIEFEFWLPQERYSPFQARVQALGWPLRQPQPREVEPQPPAAPAVIPARTPTLAPDPCPPCPDTRGRAHRLLHYCGSDFVFQARVLGHHRQAQETRYEVRIQLVYKNRSPLRAREYVWAPGHCPCPMLAPHRDYLLAVQRLVSPNGTQDRLLLPHAGYARPWSPAEDSRIRLTARRCPI, from the exons atggggaaactgaggcctgggagaGTGGAGTGGCTGGCCTCAGGCCACACGGAAAG GCCCTGCCTCTTCCAGAACCTCCTGCTCCTCCTGTGGGCCCTGCTGAACTGCGGTTTGGGGGTCAGTGCTCAG GGTCCGGGTGAGTGGACCCCGTGGGTGTCCTGGACCCGCTGCTCCAGCTCCTGCGGGCGTGGCGTCTCCGTGCGCAGCCGGCGCTGCCTCCG GCTTCCTGGGGAAGACCCGTGCTGGGGAGACTCCCATGAGTACCGCCTCTGCCAGTTGCCA GACTGCCCCCCAGGAGCTGTGCCCTTCCGAGACCTACAGTGTGCCCTGTACAATGGCCGCCCTGTCCTGGGCACCCAGAAGACCTACCAGTGGGTGCCCTTCCATGGGG CGCCCAACCAGTGTGACCTCAACTGCCTGGCCGAGGGGCACGCCTTCTACCACAGCTTCGGCCGCGTCCTGGATGGCACCGCCTGCAGTCCGGGTGCCCAAGGCGTCTGTGTGGCTGGACGCTGCCTT AGCCCCGGCTGTGATGGGTTGCTAGGCTCGGGTGCCCTAGAGGACCGCTGCGGCCGCTGTGGAGGCGCCAACGATTCGTGCCTTTTCGTGCAGCGCGTGTTTCGTGACGCCG GTGCCTTCGCTGGGTACTGGAACGTGACCCTGATCCCCGAGGGCGCTAGACACATCCGCGTGGCACACCGGAGCCGCAACCACCTGG CACTGATGGGGGGCGATGGGCGCTACGTGCTTAACGGGGACTGGGTGGTCAGCCCGCCGGGGACCTACGAGGCGGCCGGCACCCATGTGGTCTACACCCGTGACGCAGGGCCCCAGGAGACATTGCAAGCAGCCGGGCCCACCTCCCACAACCTGCTCCTACAG GTCCTCCTGCAGGAGCCCAACCCCGGCATCGAGTTTGAGTTCTGGCTCCCTCAGGAGCGCTACAGCCCCTTCCAGGCTCGGGTGCAGGCCCTGGGCTGGCCCCTGCGGCAGCCGCagccccgggaggtggagcctcAGCCCCCCGCAGCCCCTGCTGTCATCCCTGCACGGACCCCAACCCTGGCCCCAG ACCCCTGCCCACCCTGCCCTGACACCCGAGGCCGCGCCCACCGACTGCTCCACTATTGCGGCAGTGACTTTG TGTTCCAGGCCCGAGTGCTGGGCCACCACCGCCAGGCCCAGGAGACCCGCTACGAGGTACGCATACAGCTCGTCTACAAGAACCGCTCGCCACTGCGGGCCCGCGAGTACGTGTGGGCGCCAGGCCACTGCCCCTGCCCGATGCTGGCACCCCACCGGGACTACCTGCTGGCTGTCCAGCGCCTTGTGAGCCCCAACGGCACACAGGACCGGCTGCTGCTGCCCCATGCTGGCTACGCCCGGCCCTGGAGCCCCGCGGAGGACAGCCGCATACGCCTGACTGCCCGACGCTGTCCTATCTGA
- the ADAMTSL5 gene encoding ADAMTS-like protein 5 isoform X4, which translates to MGKLRPGRVEWLASGHTERPCLFQNLLLLLWALLNCGLGVSAQGPGEWTPWVSWTRCSSSCGRGVSVRSRRCLRLPGEDPCWGDSHEYRLCQLPDCPPGAVPFRDLQCALYNGRPVLGTQKTYQWVPFHGGAFAGYWNVTLIPEGARHIRVAHRSRNHLALMGGDGRYVLNGDWVVSPPGTYEAAGTHVVYTRDAGPQETLQAAGPTSHNLLLQVLLQEPNPGIEFEFWLPQERYSPFQARVQALGWPLRQPQPREVEPQPPAAPAVIPARTPTLAPDPCPPCPDTRGRAHRLLHYCGSDFVFQARVLGHHRQAQETRYEVRIQLVYKNRSPLRAREYVWAPGHCPCPMLAPHRDYLLAVQRLVSPNGTQDRLLLPHAGYARPWSPAEDSRIRLTARRCPI; encoded by the exons atggggaaactgaggcctgggagaGTGGAGTGGCTGGCCTCAGGCCACACGGAAAG GCCCTGCCTCTTCCAGAACCTCCTGCTCCTCCTGTGGGCCCTGCTGAACTGCGGTTTGGGGGTCAGTGCTCAG GGTCCGGGTGAGTGGACCCCGTGGGTGTCCTGGACCCGCTGCTCCAGCTCCTGCGGGCGTGGCGTCTCCGTGCGCAGCCGGCGCTGCCTCCG GCTTCCTGGGGAAGACCCGTGCTGGGGAGACTCCCATGAGTACCGCCTCTGCCAGTTGCCA GACTGCCCCCCAGGAGCTGTGCCCTTCCGAGACCTACAGTGTGCCCTGTACAATGGCCGCCCTGTCCTGGGCACCCAGAAGACCTACCAGTGGGTGCCCTTCCATGGGG GTGCCTTCGCTGGGTACTGGAACGTGACCCTGATCCCCGAGGGCGCTAGACACATCCGCGTGGCACACCGGAGCCGCAACCACCTGG CACTGATGGGGGGCGATGGGCGCTACGTGCTTAACGGGGACTGGGTGGTCAGCCCGCCGGGGACCTACGAGGCGGCCGGCACCCATGTGGTCTACACCCGTGACGCAGGGCCCCAGGAGACATTGCAAGCAGCCGGGCCCACCTCCCACAACCTGCTCCTACAG GTCCTCCTGCAGGAGCCCAACCCCGGCATCGAGTTTGAGTTCTGGCTCCCTCAGGAGCGCTACAGCCCCTTCCAGGCTCGGGTGCAGGCCCTGGGCTGGCCCCTGCGGCAGCCGCagccccgggaggtggagcctcAGCCCCCCGCAGCCCCTGCTGTCATCCCTGCACGGACCCCAACCCTGGCCCCAG ACCCCTGCCCACCCTGCCCTGACACCCGAGGCCGCGCCCACCGACTGCTCCACTATTGCGGCAGTGACTTTG TGTTCCAGGCCCGAGTGCTGGGCCACCACCGCCAGGCCCAGGAGACCCGCTACGAGGTACGCATACAGCTCGTCTACAAGAACCGCTCGCCACTGCGGGCCCGCGAGTACGTGTGGGCGCCAGGCCACTGCCCCTGCCCGATGCTGGCACCCCACCGGGACTACCTGCTGGCTGTCCAGCGCCTTGTGAGCCCCAACGGCACACAGGACCGGCTGCTGCTGCCCCATGCTGGCTACGCCCGGCCCTGGAGCCCCGCGGAGGACAGCCGCATACGCCTGACTGCCCGACGCTGTCCTATCTGA
- the ADAMTSL5 gene encoding ADAMTS-like protein 5 isoform X3 produces the protein MGKLRPGRVEWLASGHTERPCLFQNLLLLLWALLNCGLGVSAQGPGEWTPWVSWTRCSSSCGRGVSVRSRRCLRLPGEDPCWGDSHEYRLCQLPDCPPGAVPFRDLQCALYNGRPVLGTQKTYQWVPFHGAPNQCDLNCLAEGHAFYHSFGRVLDGTACSPGAQGVCVAGRCLSPGCDGLLGSGALEDRCGRCGGANDSCLFVQRVFRDAALMGGDGRYVLNGDWVVSPPGTYEAAGTHVVYTRDAGPQETLQAAGPTSHNLLLQVLLQEPNPGIEFEFWLPQERYSPFQARVQALGWPLRQPQPREVEPQPPAAPAVIPARTPTLAPDPCPPCPDTRGRAHRLLHYCGSDFVFQARVLGHHRQAQETRYEVRIQLVYKNRSPLRAREYVWAPGHCPCPMLAPHRDYLLAVQRLVSPNGTQDRLLLPHAGYARPWSPAEDSRIRLTARRCPI, from the exons atggggaaactgaggcctgggagaGTGGAGTGGCTGGCCTCAGGCCACACGGAAAG GCCCTGCCTCTTCCAGAACCTCCTGCTCCTCCTGTGGGCCCTGCTGAACTGCGGTTTGGGGGTCAGTGCTCAG GGTCCGGGTGAGTGGACCCCGTGGGTGTCCTGGACCCGCTGCTCCAGCTCCTGCGGGCGTGGCGTCTCCGTGCGCAGCCGGCGCTGCCTCCG GCTTCCTGGGGAAGACCCGTGCTGGGGAGACTCCCATGAGTACCGCCTCTGCCAGTTGCCA GACTGCCCCCCAGGAGCTGTGCCCTTCCGAGACCTACAGTGTGCCCTGTACAATGGCCGCCCTGTCCTGGGCACCCAGAAGACCTACCAGTGGGTGCCCTTCCATGGGG CGCCCAACCAGTGTGACCTCAACTGCCTGGCCGAGGGGCACGCCTTCTACCACAGCTTCGGCCGCGTCCTGGATGGCACCGCCTGCAGTCCGGGTGCCCAAGGCGTCTGTGTGGCTGGACGCTGCCTT AGCCCCGGCTGTGATGGGTTGCTAGGCTCGGGTGCCCTAGAGGACCGCTGCGGCCGCTGTGGAGGCGCCAACGATTCGTGCCTTTTCGTGCAGCGCGTGTTTCGTGACGCCG CACTGATGGGGGGCGATGGGCGCTACGTGCTTAACGGGGACTGGGTGGTCAGCCCGCCGGGGACCTACGAGGCGGCCGGCACCCATGTGGTCTACACCCGTGACGCAGGGCCCCAGGAGACATTGCAAGCAGCCGGGCCCACCTCCCACAACCTGCTCCTACAG GTCCTCCTGCAGGAGCCCAACCCCGGCATCGAGTTTGAGTTCTGGCTCCCTCAGGAGCGCTACAGCCCCTTCCAGGCTCGGGTGCAGGCCCTGGGCTGGCCCCTGCGGCAGCCGCagccccgggaggtggagcctcAGCCCCCCGCAGCCCCTGCTGTCATCCCTGCACGGACCCCAACCCTGGCCCCAG ACCCCTGCCCACCCTGCCCTGACACCCGAGGCCGCGCCCACCGACTGCTCCACTATTGCGGCAGTGACTTTG TGTTCCAGGCCCGAGTGCTGGGCCACCACCGCCAGGCCCAGGAGACCCGCTACGAGGTACGCATACAGCTCGTCTACAAGAACCGCTCGCCACTGCGGGCCCGCGAGTACGTGTGGGCGCCAGGCCACTGCCCCTGCCCGATGCTGGCACCCCACCGGGACTACCTGCTGGCTGTCCAGCGCCTTGTGAGCCCCAACGGCACACAGGACCGGCTGCTGCTGCCCCATGCTGGCTACGCCCGGCCCTGGAGCCCCGCGGAGGACAGCCGCATACGCCTGACTGCCCGACGCTGTCCTATCTGA
- the ADAMTSL5 gene encoding ADAMTS-like protein 5 isoform X2 encodes MGKLRPGRVEWLASGHTERPCLFQNLLLLLWALLNCGLGVSAQGPGEWTPWVSWTRCSSSCGRGVSVRSRRCLRLPGEDPCWGDSHEYRLCQLPDCPPGAVPFRDLQCALYNGRPVLGTQKTYQWVPFHGAPNQCDLNCLAEGHAFYHSFGRVLDGTACSPGAQGVCVAGRCLSPGCDGLLGSGALEDRCGRCGGANDSCLFVQRVFRDAGAFAGYWNVTLIPEGARHIRVAHRSRNHLALMGGDGRYVLNGDWVVSPPGTYEAAGTHVVYTRDAGPQETLQAAGPTSHNLLLQVLLQEPNPGIEFEFWLPQERYSPFQARVQALGWPLRQPQPREVEPQPPAAPAVIPARTPTLAPGPSAGPPPPGPGDPLRGTHTARLQEPLATAGPRVRVGARPLPLPDAGTPPGLPAGCPAPCEPQRHTGPAAAAPCWLRPALEPRGGQPHTPDCPTLSYLSPRRSPGHTQQERYI; translated from the exons atggggaaactgaggcctgggagaGTGGAGTGGCTGGCCTCAGGCCACACGGAAAG GCCCTGCCTCTTCCAGAACCTCCTGCTCCTCCTGTGGGCCCTGCTGAACTGCGGTTTGGGGGTCAGTGCTCAG GGTCCGGGTGAGTGGACCCCGTGGGTGTCCTGGACCCGCTGCTCCAGCTCCTGCGGGCGTGGCGTCTCCGTGCGCAGCCGGCGCTGCCTCCG GCTTCCTGGGGAAGACCCGTGCTGGGGAGACTCCCATGAGTACCGCCTCTGCCAGTTGCCA GACTGCCCCCCAGGAGCTGTGCCCTTCCGAGACCTACAGTGTGCCCTGTACAATGGCCGCCCTGTCCTGGGCACCCAGAAGACCTACCAGTGGGTGCCCTTCCATGGGG CGCCCAACCAGTGTGACCTCAACTGCCTGGCCGAGGGGCACGCCTTCTACCACAGCTTCGGCCGCGTCCTGGATGGCACCGCCTGCAGTCCGGGTGCCCAAGGCGTCTGTGTGGCTGGACGCTGCCTT AGCCCCGGCTGTGATGGGTTGCTAGGCTCGGGTGCCCTAGAGGACCGCTGCGGCCGCTGTGGAGGCGCCAACGATTCGTGCCTTTTCGTGCAGCGCGTGTTTCGTGACGCCG GTGCCTTCGCTGGGTACTGGAACGTGACCCTGATCCCCGAGGGCGCTAGACACATCCGCGTGGCACACCGGAGCCGCAACCACCTGG CACTGATGGGGGGCGATGGGCGCTACGTGCTTAACGGGGACTGGGTGGTCAGCCCGCCGGGGACCTACGAGGCGGCCGGCACCCATGTGGTCTACACCCGTGACGCAGGGCCCCAGGAGACATTGCAAGCAGCCGGGCCCACCTCCCACAACCTGCTCCTACAG GTCCTCCTGCAGGAGCCCAACCCCGGCATCGAGTTTGAGTTCTGGCTCCCTCAGGAGCGCTACAGCCCCTTCCAGGCTCGGGTGCAGGCCCTGGGCTGGCCCCTGCGGCAGCCGCagccccgggaggtggagcctcAGCCCCCCGCAGCCCCTGCTGTCATCCCTGCACGGACCCCAACCCTGGCCCCAG GCCCGAGTGCTGGGCCACCACCGCCAGGCCCAGGAGACCCGCTACGAGGTACGCATACAGCTCGTCTACAAGAACCGCTCGCCACTGCGGGCCCGCGAGTACGTGTGGGCGCCAGGCCACTGCCCCTGCCCGATGCTGGCACCCCACCGGGACTACCTGCTGGCTGTCCAGCGCCTTGTGAGCCCCAACGGCACACAGGACCGGCTGCTGCTGCCCCATGCTGGCTACGCCCGGCCCTGGAGCCCCGCGGAGGACAGCCGCATACGCCTGACTGCCCGACGCTGTCCTATCTGAGCCCCCGAAGGAGCCCTGGCCACACACAGCAAGAAAGATACATCTGA